One stretch of Cryptococcus neoformans var. neoformans B-3501A chromosome 5, whole genome shotgun sequence DNA includes these proteins:
- a CDS encoding hypothetical protein (HMMPfam hit to Ank, Ankyrin repeat, score: 119.6, E(): 7.1e-33; HMMPfam hit to SPX, SPX domain, score: 130.8, E(): 3e-36), translated as MKFGKTIQSQQVPGWGEYYLNYKALKKIINSYAAGRPASDASLLSLGLRPARLPVAITDTNTTSSLPNSSHPPSSSDVDTDVEHVNIQDLEPLPPQTAPPGNTSSGLMGRNPMESAGRSESFKAHRDVFFFTLQRELEKINAFYLIKERDLRLRLLSLLSNRKRLLQNSSSTTPDTSDGLPPTGARRDAEWASLEEGWRLFERDLGKLQGFIEINATGFRKILKKWDKRSKSNTKELYLERQVEVQPCFNREFIAKLSDIVAANLIDVENGSEHLSTAFLERDPSSFSGANFASTDVMAGGVGVGSNRSVDFDIDSTRALALDALADLEANLIKAISAGHDALIDWVKVAHARQQRQRLSQSTTDPSLMRILWQCALHAPPTLLPFVLSSLELDYNCIDNINGRSILHKACIVGSLPLVERCVENSPGLVEKNDVYERRPLHYAAMHGFAEIVSFLLQTSSNSSAADHRESAEPSPTDMDGYTPLMHAIQRGHLAVVQIFVSDEITDGDRERITLEPTAMSNDLIPLSLACEHGHVEVARLLLQRGARVIPNSEGLYPQHFAAKAGHSAICQLLVEEGGEEGGGKDRKDKYNLWTPLHHAAIGGEERHLECVKVLVEKGGCDVNVPDEYGKSAGWYAAWFGHVECLNYLRDHGARLGGSGGGDVTATGTGGAGAQVGRRREDGEETEEEMEVDEMGGLGLAADPQMGGLSPGSDLELDPPAEEFELIPSLSLPPPIIPLRVYGHEFLAQRCLIQLSLGHRITSSFPPCNSNTPAHTHSHAPAIKLYSRSGSGQETLHLWSSLKLVMTSKSDISAVPHSVILPLADEREVFSFHAQDLDRFTLELSLYPTFGSKVIGRAILLPGTWKDIKYHKQLQAPLLDHNLKAIGEVALEVSCITPFEGAQLEIGGRVETYWKSKVVKGDSAQDHAHLAPNKPLSVFSSSGAVAGAIGAAAAGAVGHGVGLEEGKVSDVGVSSGADTGMSTVPAAGAASGGGGGESALVTASSLSGEYVHVVVQVTKDGVPVVYPHGRLPVKEFDLGVSDVTYDQFMALATRLGLALQPPSSLSYQSTASDWYNLLSSTLASLTDVLTLLPHEIGINLRLRYTREVDSSSVGKKVGRESGEVNKWVDTVLDSVYEVGKKVGGEGGKARKIIFSSFDPVVCTALNWKQPNYAVFFASYCGVSRQSSLPASTSIRSSDRDTTHGPSPYITGEHGQGGRPTRRLIPAPREEESDVRCLSVREAVNFAKSRNLLGVILEASTLSAVPSLVASVKDAGLLLAAFGEPADISVLRQGADDGRTIDAFVLEGIMTLTI; from the exons ATGAAG TTTGGAAAGACCATCCAGTCTCAGCAAGTCCCAGGATGGGGAGAATATTATCTCAATTACAAA GCTCTCAAGAAGATAATTAATTCGTACGCAGCCGGCCGTCCTGCGTCAGATGCATCCCTCCTGTCTCTCGGCCTCCGTCCCGCTCGACTCCCAGTAGCGATCACCGACACCAACACAACCTCATCACTCCCAAATTCCTCCCATCCACCTAGCTCGTCAGATGTCGACACAGATGTGGAACATGTCAATATTCAAGACTTGGAGCCTTTACCGCCTCAGACGGCCCCCCCGGGAAATACAAGCAGCGGGTTGATGGGTCGGAATCCGATGGAGAGTGCAGGGCGGAGTGAGAGTTTCAAAGCACATCGAgatgtctttttcttcacaCTCCAAAGAGAGCTTGAAAAG ATCAACGCATTCTATCTCATCAAAGAACGTGACCTCCGTCtccgccttctttccctcttgtCCAACCGCAaacgtcttcttcaaaactcttcatccactACACCCGATACTTCTGACGGCCTCCCACCCACTGGCGCTCGGCGTGACGCAGAGTGGGCGAGCCTCGAAGAAGGCTGGCGTCTCTTTGAACGCGATCTCGGCAAGTTGCAAGGGTTTATCGAAATCAACGCTACCGGCTTCCGTAAGATCTTGAAGAAATGGGATAAGCGGAGTAAGAGTAATACCAAGGAACTTTATCTTGAGCGGCAAGTTGAAGTACAGCCTTGCTTTAATCGAGAGTTTATCGCCAAACTCTCCGACATCGTTGCTGCAAATCTTATCGACGTCGAGAATGGGTCTGAACACCTTTCAACAGCGTTTTTGGAAAGAGATCCGTCATCTTTTAGTGGAGCCAACTTTGCCTCTACCGACGTTATGGCGGGTGGAGTAGGCGTAGGGAGCAATAGGAGTGTGGATTTCGATATCGATTCGACTCGAGCTCTTGCCTTGGATGCTCTTGCAGATCTCGAGGCGAACCTTATCAAAGCCATCTCAGCTGGCCACGACGCTCTTATCGACTGGGTCAAGGTCGCTCATGCTCGTCAGCAACGCCAACGTCTCTCCCAATCCACTACCGACCCGAGCTTGATGCGTATCCTCTGGCAATGCGCCCTCCACGCCCCTCCTactctcctccccttcgTCCTTTCCTCGCTCGAATTGGACTATAACTGTATCGACAATATCAACGGCCGAAGTATTCTACACAAGGCGTGCATAGTCGGTTCTCTCCCCCTGGTTGAGCGCTGTGTAGAGAATTCCCCAGGGTTGGTAGAGAAGAACGACGTATACGAGCGTCGGCCGTTACATTACGCCGCGATGCACGGTTTCGCCGAAATcgtttctttcctcttacaaacctcttccaactcatcCGCAGCCGACCATCGAGAATCGGCCGAACCGTCACCGACGGATATGGACGGCTACACCCCGCTCATGCATGCTATCCAGCGAGGTCATCTCGCCGTCGTTCAGATCTTTGTCAGTGACGAAATTACAGATGGGGACCGCGAGAGGATCACGCTCGAGCCGACAGCCATGTCGAACGACCTGATCCCCCTCTCGCTCGCATGCGAGCACGGCCACGTCGAAGTCGCCCGCCTTCTCCTACAACGCGGCGCGAGAGTCATCCCGAACTCTGAAGGTCTTTACCCGCAACATTTCGCTGCTAAAGCCGGACATTCCGCCATCTGTCAGTTGCTGGTagaagaaggtggtgaggaaggagggggtAAAGACAGGAAGGACAAGTATAACCTCTGGACACCCCTGCATCATGCTGCGATAGGTGGTGAAGAAAGACATCTGGAGTGTGTTAAAGtgttggtggagaagggagggtGTGATGTGAATGTGCCGGATGAGTATGGGAAGAGTGCGGGGTGGTATGCGGCGTGGTTTGGTCACGTGGAATGTTTGAACTATTTGAGAGATCATGGAGCGAGGTTGGGAGGGTCTGGAGGTGGTGATGTAACGGCAACAGGCACTGGGGGTGCGGGAGCGCaagtgggaagaagaagggaggacggggaagagacggaagaggagatggaggtaGATGAGATGGGAGGTTTGGGACTGGCAGCAGACCCGCAGATGGGGGGGTTGTCGCCCGGTTCAGATTTAGAATTGGACCCTCCTGCCGAAGAGTTTGAATTGATACCTTCGCTCTCTTTACCTCCGCCCATCATTCC cTTGAGAGTGTACGGCCACGAATTCCTTGCACAACGATGCCTCATCCAACTCTCTCTCGGACATCGTAttacctcttccttcccaccaTGCAACTCCAACACCCCAGCTCACACTCATTCCCACGCGCCCGCTATCAAGCTCTACTCACGCTCTGGTTCGGGACAAGAGACCCTTCACCTTTGGTCTTCGCTAAAGCTGGTCATGACCTCCAAATCCGATATCTCGGCTGTGCCGCACAGCGTCATCCTCCCGCTCGCGGATGAGCGTGaagtcttctccttccacgcACAAGATCTCGACCGATTCACCCTAGAACTTTCACTTTACCCTACATTTGGCTCAAAAGTCATCGGCCGTGCTATCCTCTTACCCGGTACGTGGAAGGATATAAAGTACCACAAACAACTCCAAGCGCCGCTGCTAGACCATAATCTCAAAGCTATCGGCGAGGTAGCATTGGAAGTAAGCTGTATAACGCCATTTGAAGGTGCGCAGCTGGAAATCGGAGGGAGGGTTGAGACATATTGGAAATCTAAAGTCGTCAAAGGTGATTCGGCGCAGGACCACGCCCATTTGGCACCGAACAAACCTTTGAGTGTCTTTTCATCGTCAGGTGCTGTGGCGGGGGCGATAGGAGCCGCTGCTGCAGGTGCTGTTGGGCACGGCGTTggtcttgaagaaggtaaaGTGAGCGATGTGGGTGTCAGCTCCGGTGCAGACACGGGCATGAGCACGGTGCCAGCAGCAGGAGCTGCAAgcggtggcggtggtggggaATCGGCGTTGGTGACAGCAAGTTCGCTTTCAGGCGAGTATGTGCATGTGGTAGTACAGGTGACGAAGGATGGGGTACCTGTGGTGTACCCCCATGGAAGATTACCAGTGAAGGAATTTGATTTGGGCGTGTCGGATGTGACGTATGATCAGTTTATGGCGCTCGCTACACGATTAGGGCTTGCGCTTCAaccaccatcctccttaAGTTACCAATCAACAGCGTCTGATTGGTacaatctcctctcctctaCCCTCGCCTCTCTTACTGACGtcctcaccctcctccctcaCGAAATTGGTATCAACCTCCGCCTTCGGTACACGCGCGAGGTCGATTCGTCATCTGTTGGTAAGAAGGTAGGAAGGGAAAGCGGTGAAGTGAACAAGTGGGTCGATACGGTCTTGGACAGTGTGTATGAGGTTGGAAAGAAAGTTGGTGGTGAAGGGgggaaggcgaggaagatTATCTTTTCGAGCTTTGATCCAGTAGTCTGCACAGCCTTAAACTGGAAGCAGCCAAATT ATGCTGTCTTTTTCGCCTCCTACTGCGGCGTCTCTCGTCAATCCTCATTGCCTGCTTCAACTTCCATTAGATCTTCAGACAGAGACACCACCCACGGTCCATCTCCTTATATCACTGGCGAGCATGGGCAAGGAGGCAGACCTACTAGACGGCTTATACCAGCTCCtcgggaagaagaatcaGATGTGAGGTGTCTTAGTGTGAGAGAGGCTGTCAACTTTGCAAAGAGCAGAAACTTGTTGGGCGTTATCCTCGAGGCATCGACTTTG TCCGCCGTCCCCTCGCTTGTTGCATCGGTTAAAGATGctggccttcttcttgcagCCTTTGGTGAGCCTGCCGATATAAGCGTGTTGAGACAGGGTGCGGACGACGGGAGGACTATAGATGCGTTCGTCCTTGAAGG GATTATGACTCTTACTATTTAA
- a CDS encoding hypothetical protein (HMMPfam hit to TatD_DNase, TatD related DNase, score: 17.6, E(): 4.6e-09) — MCHDKPPTQKQARDAQAADAPLAWETIPLPPAHVLSHRTPPPPPPLWLMSTTVTDAHCHPTDLAHPPAVYDILALGGLAAMATAADDQAKVEALGRERQWFRGDPGRNEGRGRGKGKGGAGVGVVACFGYHPWFTHRYTLSPPSAIPSRRDHYTSLFLQSAPAKSTSSDRPDENTLETLLETLLPFLPDPTPLQPLLHTLRQNLVKFLDEGRLTMLGEVGLDASARLRWPVEARGIWEEMYGKGRKELEPAPGEGEEWKRLTPFKVPIAHQRAVLEAQMEIAIELGVNISFHSVACAGPTMDVLNSMKTKHGPHFIRRVNVDLHSAGGWSPQFWTQAQKSLPNLYASPSIPITSRSPSAPSLIRAIARDRMLVESDSHDARLSTRYVWAATEWVGRLKGWKVEGLDRNQDCPRVEEDWELESEEEAYDHRGKPIDPAPEETWTVRTLERNWARFMRLLD; from the exons ATGTGCCACGACAAGCCCCCCACGCAGAAACAAGCACGGGACGCACAGGCCGCCGACGCGCCCCTCGCCTGGGAGACGATCCCGCTGCCTCCCGCCCATGTCCTCTCCCACCGTACgccccccccccctccccccctcTGGCTAATGAGTACGACAGTGACAGACGCACACTGCCACCCGACAGACCTCGCCCATCCCCCCGCGGTATACGACATCCTCGCCCTCGGCGGACTCGCAGCCATGGCGACCGCGGCGGACGACCAGGCGAAAGTGGAGGCGCTGGGCCGGGAGAGGCAGTGGTTCAGGGGGGACCCGGGCCGGAACGAGGGACGCGGCagggggaaagggaaagggggggCAGGGGTGGGCGTGGTGGCGTGCTTCGGATACCATCCCTGGTTCACCCATCGCTATACCCTCTCTCCGCCGTCCGCCATCCCTTCCAGGCGGGACCACTAtacctctctcttcctccaatcCGCCCCTGCCAAGTCCACCTCCAGCGACCGCCCAGACGAAAACACGCTCGAAACCCTGTTGGAAACCCTCctgcccttcctccccgACCCAACCCCTCTCCAGCCCTTGCTCCACACCCTCCGCCAAAACCTCGTCAAGTTCTTGGACGAAGGGAGACTGACAATGCTGGGAGAGGTGGGGCTGGATGCGAGTGCGAGGCTGAGGTGGCCGGTCGAGGCGAGAGGTATCTGGGAGGAGATGTatgggaaggggaggaaggaactGGAGCCCGCGccaggggaaggagaagaatggaaacGCCTGACACCGTTCAAAGTCCCCATCGCACATCAACGTGCCGTCCTTGAAGCTCAAATGGAAATCGCAATCGAGCTGGGTGTCAACATTTCATTCCATTCTGTCGCTTGTGCTG GCCCGACGATGGATGTTTTAAACAGTATGAAAACCAAACACGGCCCCCACTTTATCCGGCGCGTAAACGTTGATCTTCATTCCGCCGGGGGATGGAGTCCTCAGTTCTGGACACAGGCTCAA AAATCCCTTCCCAACCTATACGCATCCCCctccatccccatcactTCCCGCTCCCCCTCCGccccatctctcatccGCGCCATCGCCCGCGATAGAATGCTGGTAGAGTCGGACAGCCATGATGCGAGGTTGAGTACAAGGTACGTTTGGGCAGCGACAGAGTGGGTGGGCAGGTTGAAAgggtggaaggtggagggtTTGGATCGCAATCAAGATTGTCCaagggtggaggaagacTGGGAACTagaaagcgaagaagaagcataCGACCATCGTGGAAAACCTATCGACCCTGCACCAGAAGAAACATGGACCGTTCGGACATTGGAGAGGAACTGGGCACGGTTTATGCGTCTTTTAGATTGA
- a CDS encoding hypothetical protein (Match to ESTs gb|CF194239.1|CF194239, gb|CF191805.1|CF191805; HMMPfam hit to Pyrophosphatase, Inorganic pyrophosphatase, score: 428.5, E(): 7.5e-126), with amino-acid sequence MNTTAVRRLSSTLSHLYKNIPKMAYQTRIIGAANTLEHRVYIEQEGKIVSPFHDIPLFADESKTILNMVVEVPRWTNAKMEISKEETFNPIKQDIKKGKLRYVRNCFPHHGYIWNYGAFPQTWEDPNVKHAETGANGDNDPLDVCEIGEAVAYTGQVKQVKVLGIMALLDEGETDWKVLVVDVNDPLAPRLNDIEDVERHLPGLIRATNEWFRIYKIPDGKPENVFAFSGEAKSKKYAVEIIHECHEAWRKLVHGETAASTDAYNLAITNTTVKGSKGFVSTNDAAYASVPADSRKPAGPIDPSIDKSFFISSASA; translated from the exons ATGAACACCACTGCTGTCCGTCGACTGTCCTCTACCCTCTCGCACCTTTACAAAAACATCCCCAAGATGGCTTACCAGACTAGGATCATTGGC GCCGCCAATACCCTTG AGCACCGTGTCTACATCGAGCAGGAAGGCAAAATCGTCTCCCCCTTCCA CGACATTCCTCTCTTTGCCGACGAGTCCAAGACTATCCTCAACA TGGTTGTCGAGGTTCCCCGATGGACCAACGCCAAGATGGAGATCTCCAAGGAGGAGACTTTCAACCCCATCAAGCAGGACATTAAGAAGGGCAAGCTCCGATACGTCCGCAACTGTTTCCCCCACCACG GTTACATCTGGAACTACGGTGCCTTCCCCCAGACTTGGGAGGACCCGAACGTCAAGCACGCCGAGACCGGGGCCAACGGTGACAACGACCCTCTCGACGTCTGTGAGATCGGCGAAGCCGTCGCGTACACTGGCCAAGTCAAGCAGGTCAAGGTGCTCGGTATCATGGCGCTCCTCGACGAAGGCGAGACTGACTGGAAAGTCCTCGTCGTCGACGTCAACGACCCGCTTGCTCCTCGTCTGAACGATATCGAGGATGTGGAGCGACACCTCCCCGGACTGATCCGTGCGACCAACGAGTGGTTCAGGATCTACAAAATCCCTGACGGCAAGCCCGAGAACGTCTTCGCGTTCTCTGGTGAGgccaagagcaagaagtaTGCGGTGGAGATTATTCACGAGTGCCATGAGGCTTGGAGGAAGCTTGTGCACGGTGAGACTGCCGCCAGCACTGACGCTTACAACTTGGCCAT CACCAACACCACCGTCAAGGGTTCCAAGGGGTTCGTCTCCACCAATGACGCGGCTTACGCCTCTGTCCCCGCCGACTCTCGCAAGCCCGCTGGCCCCATAGACCCTTCCA TCGACaagagcttcttcatctcctccgcctctgcTTAA
- a CDS encoding hypothetical protein (HMMPfam hit to TAF, TATA box binding protein associated factor (TAF), score: 82.3, E(): 1.3e-21), whose protein sequence is MPAPQMMGIYPSESIQEVAQSLPLDPLGPGAATLLAGDVEYRLHLILQEAKKFMVHAKRSTLMPEDVEHALEALNVEPILIPPRPLALPSFHPLNLPPPAANMPPQTIYTTTDDEIDFASYLKEPLPAGIASSAGVKWKAHWLAVEGVQPAVPENPAPSSIHAGAGGGAQRVKGAPAPASTTLKPSARAHLPQELQLYFTRLTTALVPPTATLPESEPERHRLAALASLRNDVAVAGMLVYVVKWLCESIQKCLMAPTASIGHLVDAVGALLANEGLFIEPYMHQLLPPLLSIILTVPLGPHPPQPASSSQPSPTEIRSRASDVLSKIASTYSPSYPGLIPRLVSTLTKALHSPPFPSPLGAANPPTGRYEGAILGLGGLGPQAVRVGIWGEKGEGVKRIDELAGRLYSEAGKRKNPLVRATIKALAQIIPPKPSNTPTPSLNVEQVTEMFGPNIAAGLSKKGWTASEMVRMREEELMRAGSSDVSENERIGVDGERQLREAGQGGEVEDEKMEVDTPVV, encoded by the exons ATGCCAGCACCGCAGATGATGGGCATATACCCCTCGGAATCCATCCAGGAAGTCGCACAGTCGCTCCCGCTCGACCCCCTTGGACCCGGTGCTGCGACACTCCTCGCAGGCGACGTCGAGTACAGACTCCATCTCATACTCCAGGAAGCGAAAAAGTTCATGGTCCATGCCAAGAGGTCGACGTTGATGCCTGAAGATGTAGAGCATGCTTTGGAAGCTCTCAACGTCGAG CCGATCCTCATCCCGCCTCGTCCACTGGCACTCCCGTCGTTCCATCCCCTCAACTTACCCCCTCCCGCAGCAAACATGCCTCCACAGACAATATACACCACCACAGACGACGAGATCGACTTTGCGTCATACCTGAAAGAACCCCTGCCGGCGGGTATCGCAAGCTCAGCAGGTGTAAAGTGGAAAGCTCACTGGTTGGCTGTCGAAGGCGTGCAGCCCGCCGTACCCGAAAACCCTGCACCTTCTTCGATACAtgcaggagcaggaggaggagcgcAGCGAGTGAAAGGCGCTCCCGCACCAGCGAGCACGACGCTGAAACCCTCTGCCCGGGCCCACCTTCCTCAAGAACTTCAACTATACTTTACCCGCCTCACTACCGCCCTCGTCCCCCCCACCGCGACATTACCAGAGAGCGAGCCGGAACGGCACCGTCTGGCAGCGCTCGCGTCTTTGCGCAACGATGTGGCCGTCGCAGGGATGTTGGTGTACGTGGTGAAATGGTTATGTGAGAGTATACAAAAGTGTTTGATGGCGCCGACAGCGAGTATTGGGCATCTGGTAGATGCTGTCGGGGCGCTATTGGCGAACGAGGGTTTGTTCATCGAACCATAC ATGCATCagctcctccctcccctcctctctATCATCCTCACCGTCCCTCTCGGGCCCCACCCACCTCAGcccgcctcctcctcccaaccATCCCCTACCGAAATCCGTTCCCGCGCATCCGACGTCCTCTCCAAAATCGCTTCCACCTACTCGCCCTCTTACCCCGGCCTCATCCCCCGACTTGTGTCAACCCTCACGAAAGCCCTTCATTCCCCGCCATTCCCCTCGCCTTTGGGCGCGGCGAACCCCCCGACGGGGAGGTATGAAGGTGCGATCTTGGGTCTGGGCGGGTTGGGACCACAAGCGGTCAGAGTAGGGATATGGGGGGAAAAAGGGGAGGGAGTGAAGAGGATCGATGAGTTGGCCGGGAGGCTTTATAGTGAAgctgggaaaaggaagaatcCGCTTGTACGAGCTACTATC AAAGCCCTCGCCCAAATAATCCCCCCGAAACCAAGCAACACTCCAACCCCATCCCTCAACGTCGAACAAGTCACAGAAATGTTTGGACCCAACATTGCAGCAGGGCTGAGTAAAAAGGGATGGACGGCTAGCgagatggtgaggatgagggaggaggaattGATGAGAGCTGGTTCTTCAGACGTCAGTGAGAATGAAAGGATTGGAGTTGATGGTGAAAGGCAGCTTAGAGAGGCTGGGCAGGGcggggaggtggaggacgagaagatggaggtcGATACGCCTGTAGTTTAA
- a CDS encoding hypothetical protein (Match to ESTs gb|CF194538.1|CF194538, gb|CF191286.1|CF191286; HMMPfam hit to AA_permease, Amino acid permease, score: 578.1, E(): 6.8e-171): protein MSIPYETEKDKSISGGSQGAMTPINGKSGNEVLVTPALGEKGGFEGSGGNPGEGTVHRTLKQRHMAMIALGGAIGTGLFVGSGSALATGGPVGFWLGYVFMGLMVYSMMVALGEMASLYPVAGAFTHYAARFVDPALGFATGINYWYSYAITIPTEIVAATIVISYWDATTNAAVYITVCFVSIIAINFLGARAYGEAEFWFSSIKIVTIVGLIILGIVLMCGGGPNHDAIGFRYWRNPGPFAQVTIENGAGVIPGRWGQFLAFWNVFVQAAFSFIGTEIIATTLGEAENPRKTVPRAIKQVFFRILFFYVMGTFVISVLVPYTEPDLLNGSGTAAASPFVIAINNAGIKALPSIVNAVLLIAAWSAGNSDLYAASRTLYALALERQLPRVFRRCTKRGLPIWCVTVTALFGAFAYLNTGGEAAEEAFNWLYNLSAITGILTWWAILLSYLRFYYGLKKQGISRDDFPYRAPLQPYLSWLGFIFFTLVTIFSGFTVFLKGNWDTSSFFATYITIPIFVGCWIGWKVVKKTKIVPLEHMDFTTGRRELDELEALDAERFKAETKYQKIISILF, encoded by the exons ATGTCGATACCATACGAAACGGAGAAAGACAAGTCAATAAGTGGAGGGTCGCAAGGCGCGATGACCCCGATCAATGGCAAGAGCGGCAATGAGGTGCTTGTGACGCCTGCtttgggagagaagggtggTTTTGAAGGAT CCGGTGGTAACCCAGGAGAAGGGACGGTCCACCGAACACTCAAACAGCGACACATGGCGATGATCGCCCTTGGAG GCGCTATAGGTACAGGTCTCTTTGTCGGATCAGGTTCTGCACTGGCTACTGGTGGACCCGTCGGTTTCTGGTTAGGATATGTCTTCATGGGCCTAATGGT ATACTCGATGATGGTAGCACTTGGAGAGATGGCATCTCTTTATCCAGTTGCGGGTGCTTTCACCCATTATGCTGCCCGATTTGTCGACCCCGCTCTCGGTTTCGCCACCGGTATCAACTATTGGTATTCATACGCCATTACGATCCCTACTGAGATCGTTGCCGCGACCATCGTTATCTCATACTGGGATGCCACCACCAATGCCGCTGTCTATATCACTGTTTGCTTCGTGTCAATTATTGCGATCAA TTTCCTCGGCGCTCGAG CATATGGTGAAGCTGAGTTCTGGTTCAGTTCCATCAAGATCGTTACCATAGTCGGTTTAATCATCTTGGGTATCGTCCTCATGTGCGGTGGTGGGCCC AACCACGACGCCATCGGATTCCGATACTGGCGCAACCCTGGTCCTTTCGCCCAAGTCACCATTGAAAACGGTGCTGGCGTTATTCCAGGTCGATGGGGTCaattccttgccttctggAACGTCTTCGTACAGGCTGCTTTCTCTTTTATTGGTACTGAGATCATCGCCACGACTCTTGGTGAGGCTGAGAACCCTCGAAAGACCGTCCCTCGCGCGATCAAGCAAGTTTTCTTCCG aatccttttcttctacGTTATGGGCACCTTTGTCATCTCTGTCCTTGTTCCTTACACCGAACCCGACCTTCTCAACGGTTCCGGTACCGCCGCTGCTTCCCCCTTCGTCATTGCTATCAATAACGCAGGCATCAAGGCCCTCCCTTCCATTGTCAATGCCGTTTTGCTCATTGCCGCTTGGTCAGCTGGTAATTCAGACCTTTATGCCGCGTCTCGTACCCTGTACGCTCTCGCGTTGGAGAGGCAGTTGCCCCGAGTCTTCAGAAGGTGCACCAAGCGAGGTCTCCCGATTTGGTGTGTTACCGTGACTGCTTTGTTCGGAGCTTTTGCATATTTGAACACTGGTGGTGAGGCAGCTGAGGAGGCCTTCAACTGGTTGTACAACTTGTCTGCAATCACTGGTATTCTTACCTGGTG GGCTATCCTCTTATCGTACCTTCGATTCTATTACGGCCTCAAGAAGCAAGGTATTAGTCGAGATGACTTCCCTTACCGTGCACCTTTACAACCCTACCTTTCTTGGCTTggtttcatcttcttcaccctcgtCACAATC TTCAGCGGTTTCACAGTCTTCCTCAAGGGTAACTGGGAtacctcatccttcttcgccacTTACATCaccattcccatcttcgTTGGCTGCTGGATTGGATGGAAGGTTGTCAAGAAGACCAAGATTGTACCCCTGGAACACATGGACTTCACAACAGGCAGGAGGGAGTTGGATGAGTTGGAGGCCCTTGACGCAGAGAGATTCAAGGCGGAGACCAAGTACCAGAAGATTATCAGTATCTTGTTCTAG
- a CDS encoding hypothetical protein (Match to ESTs gb|CF184461.1|CF184461, gb|CF184265.1|CF184265, gb|CF184220.1|CF184220; HMMPfam hit to Fructosamin_kin, Fructosamine kinase, score: 51.4, E(): 6.6e-15) produces MPTITQPIANIFKAAHIPANELSIAASTSGLIITHSTTGKQYFTKTDRNVPEMRGEVASLVAMSKTSTGLVPELLGFEVSPDGKEGTMVTQWFDLSSARGGHTQRGLGSKIAQMHMPPPEGTEGYEGKYGFPVPTHCGATEQDNTWEESWEVFWRDRRLGNLVNRIGDKEINALWEDMKRKAVPLLLHSFSPAPQPVILHGDLWSGNAGYDETTSSPVIFDPASYYGHNEADLGITHMFGGFSYEFYDEYHQVHPRSSPYYDERQKLYELYHHLNHTYMFGGSYKHGAMGIMRSLIAWAEREGQEEAVEEC; encoded by the exons ATGCCAACGATCACACAGCCCATCGCAAACATTTTCAAAGCCGCTCACATCCCGGCGAACGAGCTATCCATCGCCGCGTCCACTTCCGGTTTGATTATCACCCACTCCACCACCGGTAAACAATACTTCACAAAGACAGATCGAAATGTCCCGGAAATGCGCGGGGAAGTTGCCTCTCTCGTTGCCATGTCCAAAACGTCCACCGGTCTCGTGCCCGAACTGCTCGGGTTTGAGGTATCTCCCGacgggaaagaagggacgATGGTGACTCAGTGGTTTGACCTGTCCTCTGCGCGTGGAGGTCATACTCAGCGAGGATTGGGGTCGAAAATTGCGCAAATGCATATGCCGCCGCCAGAGGGGACTGAAGGGTATGAAGGCAAGTATGGGTTCCCGGTGCCGACGCATTGTGGAGCGACAGAGCAGGATAATACATGGGAAGAAAGTTGGGAGGTGTTCTGGAGAGATAGGAGATTAGGGAACTTGGTAAATAGGATAGGGGATAAAGAGATCAATGCGTTGTGGGAAGACATGAAAAGAAA AGCGgtccccctccttctccactcATTCTCTCCAGCCCCACAGCCTGTTATTCTGCACGGCGATCTTTGGTCGGGTAATGCTGGTTACGATGAAACGACATCTTCACCCGTCATCTTTGATCCGGCCTCGTATTACGGGCATAATGAAGCAGATTTGGGGATTACCCATATGTTTGGTG GCTTTAGTTACGAATTCTACGATGAGTATCACCAAGTCCACCCACGCAGCTCGCCGTATTACGATGAACGCCAGAAACTGTACGAACTGTATCATCATTTGAAC CACACATACATGTTCGGCGGGAGTTACAAGCATGGAGCGATGGGGATCATGAGGAGTCTCATTGCTTGGgctgagagagaagggcaGGAGGAAGCGGTTGAAGAGTGTTAG